The Thiorhodovibrio frisius genome segment CCCAAAGGCACGCATGACTACACGCGTTTTCTGCGCCCATCTGAGCTGGCGCGTTTTGCCCGCGCCGCCGACTTGCAAATCGATGAGATTAGCGGCATGACCTACAACCCACTGACCCAGGTCTACCACCTTGACTCCAAGGATATCTCGGTCAATTACCTGCTGAGTTGCCAACGTCCGGCCTGAGTTTTTTCTGCCCCCAGCACCAAGGTTTGACCTAGCCTAGCCTAATCAGTCAGGCTCAGGTCCACCTCCATCCACCCATATCCATGACCGCCCTGTCCCGCAAGCCTCTGTCGCAATGAACCCAAGCACCGATTCTTCCCCTTCCTCCTCCAATCTGCTCGCCGAGCGCGTGATTCTGATCACTGGCGCCGCCGAGGGTCTCGGCCGTGCGGTCGCCCTGGCTTGCGCCCGCCATGGCGCCACCGCAGTGCTGGTTGACTACGAGGACACCGACCTCGACGGCCTGTATGACGAGATCGAAGCGAGCGGCGCGCCCCAGCCGGCCAGTTTCCCGCTTGATCTGGAAAAAGGCGACGAGACGCTCTTCACCGGTGCTGCCGACACCCTAGGGAACGAGTTCGGGCGCCTCGACGGCATCGCCCATTGCGCCGCCTTCGCGCCCTATCTGACGCGCATTGATGACTATGAGTTAAAGGACTGGGAGCGGGTGCTGCGAGTGAACCTCACCGCCCCCTTTTTGCTCACTCAGGCTTGTCTGCCGCTGTTGCGCGCAGCACCGGACCCTAGCGTGGTGTTCGCCGCTGATCGCGTCGGCCGCCAAGGGCGGGCTTACTGGGGCGCCTTTGCCGCAGCCAAATTCGGTCTTGAGGGGCTGATGCAGGTGCTGGCGGCGGAGAATCAAACCGAGCAGCCGATTCGTTTCAACAGCCTGGACCCT includes the following:
- a CDS encoding SDR family NAD(P)-dependent oxidoreductase, giving the protein MNPSTDSSPSSSNLLAERVILITGAAEGLGRAVALACARHGATAVLVDYEDTDLDGLYDEIEASGAPQPASFPLDLEKGDETLFTGAADTLGNEFGRLDGIAHCAAFAPYLTRIDDYELKDWERVLRVNLTAPFLLTQACLPLLRAAPDPSVVFAADRVGRQGRAYWGAFAAAKFGLEGLMQVLAAENQTEQPIRFNSLDPGILNTAMRRVLYPGENPGNNPPPDSVTPSFLYLLGPESCGVSGEMLTAPCHAGAN